The Candida dubliniensis CD36 chromosome 2, complete sequence genome contains a region encoding:
- a CDS encoding GPI-anchored cell wall protein, putative, translating to MLFSSLLVSTLVSVATAANEQVEAIQFNNLGFSGTYNQVEKLSNIYKDSCSCEVNKTPVSFSGTNAPLNEEVSVHFRGPLVLNKFASYVSDGFKYGDDSSGDWKRLSYYEGSSGTSENVTFLTRAGKNSSCLGLGLTYAGTDGTSKADSSTVLSKNTLINSNDEFVIFSNISCGKSGYNNDCGVYRSDIPAYHGFYGTTKMFLFEFQMPNETHTSTDISNYNMPAIWLLNAHIPRTAQYSMNANCSCWRSGCGEFDIFEVMNSTEYLHLYSTIHDYQGSDDIQTGMAAPAYIERSLSGTMSGGVAFDSSGNAVVWMSNSTSFDATVGASSVNSWVKKAGADVATTMATVTGQSATTSKKNSGVSYQPSFITNLIMSVLTLWVI from the coding sequence ATGTTATTCTCGTCATTGCTAGTATCAACATTAGTGTCAGTTGCTACTGCTGCCAACGAACAAGTTGAAGCTATCCAGTTTAATAATCTTGGGTTTTCTGGTACCTACAACCAAGTTGAAAAGTTGAGTAATATTTATAAGGATTCGTGTTCATGTGAGGTTAACAAGACACCTGTTTCGTTTTCTGGGACCAATGCGCCATTGAATGAGGAAGTTTCGGTTCATTTCCGTGGTCCGCTTGTGTTGAACAAGTTTGCGTCGTATGTTTCCGATGGGTTCAAGTATGGCGATGATAGTTCTGGTGATTGGAAGAGGTTGAGCTACTATGAAGGGTCGAGTGGGACTAGTGAGAATGTCACGTTTTTGACTAGGGCTGGAAAGAATTCCTCGTGTTTGGGTCTTGGGTTGACGTATGCCGGTACTGATGGTACTTCCAAAGCCGACTCGTCGACTGTTTTGAGTAAAAACACACTTATCAACTCGAACGACGAGTTTGTGATTTTCTCCAACATTAGCTGTGGCAAATCCGGGTACAACAATGATTGTGGAGTCTATCGAAGCGATATTCCTGCGTACCATGGGTTTTATGGTACCACTAAGATGTTTTTGTTTGAGTTTCAAATGCCGAACGAAACCCACACTTCGACGGATATTTCCAACTATAACATGCCGGCAATTTGGCTTTTGAATGCGCATATCCCAAGAACTGCTCAGTATTCAATGAATGCTAATTGTTCGTGCTGGAGATCTGGGTGCGGAGAGTTTGATATATTTGAGGTGATGAACTCGACCGAGTACCTCCACTTGTACAGCACCATCCATGACTACCAAGGGTCAGATGATATTCAGACCGGTATGGCTGCGCCAGCATATATTGAGCGTAGTTTGAGTGGCACTATGAGTGGTGGTGTTGCGTTTGACCTGAGTGGGAATGCGGTGGTTTGGATGTCGAACTCGACGTCTTTTGATGCAACTGTTGGTGCATCTAGTGTCAACTCGTGGGTCAAGAAAGCTGGTGCTGATGTGGCAACTACAATGGCTACAGTCACTGGCCAATCGGCAACTACAAGCAAGAAGAATAGTGGAGTTAGCTATCAGCCATCGTTTATTACAAACTTGATTATGAGCGTGCTTACACTCTGGGTTATTTAG
- a CDS encoding NADH-dependent oxidoreductase, putative (Similar to S. pombe SPAC1071.11), which yields MHRLRKYSSSCLSEQFRLAMGRTASQAMILTSATTTINELHGMTLGSVCSLSVFPSPLIQFNLHLPSYTSTELHKHKFLALHVLPPTKNSVHLSRIFAKGVKLNKGTKLAATKEEKIDGQVFHEMTKPFTRLQQGVDYSFYDIAGVQIPVLNDVETTLICQTQDTFPVDNHEIWVASVVDILHNKTYSQKSGGILYFDRGFHKIGKSLSED from the coding sequence ATGCACCGGCTCCGCAAATACTCCTCATCATGTCTTCTGGAACAATTCCGACTAGCAATGGGAAGAACTGCATCTCAAGCAATGATATTGACTTCTGCAACTACAACCATTAACGAATTGCATGGCATGACCTTGGGGTCAGTATGTTCATTATCGGTGTTCCCATCTCCGCTTATACAGTTCAATTTGCATTTACCATCATACACTTCGACCGAATTGCACAAACACAAGTTCCTTGCATTGCACGTATTACCACCCACCAAAAACTCCGTTCATCTAAGTCGAATATTTGCCAAAGGTGTGAAACTAAACAAGGGCACCAAACTCGCTGCAACgaaagaagagaaaatcGACGGCCAGGTGTTTCATGAAATGACAAAGCCATTCACACGTTTACAACAAGGCGTCGACTACCTGTTTTATGATATAGCTGGTGTACAAATACCGGTGCTAAACGACGTCGAAACAACATTAATATGCCAAACCCAAGACACCTTCCCTGTCGATAATCACGAAATATGGGTCGCAAGCGTTGTCGATATACTACACAACAAAACCTATTCACAAAAGTCTGGCGGAATATTATACTTTGACAGAGGGTTCCACAAGATTGGAAAATCGTTGTCTGAAGattag